The following are from one region of the Cloacibacterium sp. TD35 genome:
- a CDS encoding ABC transporter permease, whose amino-acid sequence MIAILKKELWSYFGNWSAWIIIGAFSFISALFLFFFENDFNILEIGTASLQSFFTLSPWLFLFIIPALAMKSFAEEQQNGTLQWLFSQPLSISEIVSGKFLAVFLVGILCLLPSLVYLYSVYALGVPAGNLDLGATLGSYFGIILLIATFSAVGILASSLSTNQIMAYLLGVFLNFILYFGIEQLANFKLLGGADYLLQNLGFYHHFIAFTRGLIDTQDVFYFLFVIGLSLFLAKYFVGNKK is encoded by the coding sequence ATGATAGCAATACTAAAAAAAGAACTTTGGAGTTATTTCGGGAATTGGAGTGCATGGATTATCATCGGTGCATTTTCTTTTATTTCTGCTTTATTTTTATTTTTTTTCGAGAATGATTTCAATATTCTAGAAATCGGAACTGCCAGTTTGCAGAGCTTTTTCACGCTTTCACCATGGTTGTTTTTGTTCATTATTCCTGCATTAGCCATGAAATCTTTTGCTGAGGAACAACAAAACGGAACATTGCAATGGCTTTTTTCTCAACCATTAAGTATTTCTGAAATCGTTTCAGGGAAATTTTTAGCAGTATTTTTAGTAGGGATTTTATGTTTACTCCCTTCATTGGTTTACCTGTACTCTGTTTACGCTTTAGGAGTTCCTGCAGGAAATTTAGACCTCGGAGCGACTTTAGGAAGCTATTTCGGGATTATTCTTCTCATTGCTACATTTTCTGCTGTTGGGATTTTGGCAAGTTCACTTTCCACCAATCAAATTATGGCCTATTTATTGGGCGTTTTCTTGAATTTCATCTTATACTTTGGGATAGAACAATTGGCCAATTTCAAATTGTTAGGAGGTGCAGATTATTTGCTTCAAAATCTTGGCTTTTATCATCATTTTATCGCTTTTACAAGAGGTTTGATTGATACCCAAGATGTATTTTACTTCTTGTTCGTGATTGGATTGAGTTTGTTTTTGGCTAAATATTTTGTAGGGAATAAGAAATAA